Below is a window of Ferrimicrobium acidiphilum DSM 19497 DNA.
TTTCCGAGTTCACCCTTCAACTCGATCGCTCCAAGCCCAGGCTCGCCTCCATGGCGAATCTCGACTTCTCGATCGGTCGTTTCGAACGTGAGCTTGCTGACCAATTCGGTGTCATCCTTGTTGGGCATCCGCGCCCGGCTCGTCTCGTAAAACATGCCCACTGGCCAGAAGATTATCACCCGCTACTCCATGATGCACCTCCTAACCTGGGTACCTTGCCCGATCGGAGTGATTACCCCTTCCTTGAGGTCCAGGGCGATGCAGTCTACGAGATCGGGGTTGGCCCCATCCATGCCGGAATCATCGAGCCGGGCCACTTTCGATTCTCGGCGGTTGGCGAGTCTATCATCGCAATGAAGGCCCGCCTGTGGTTTGTTCATCGTGGTATTGAGAAGCTTTTCGAGGGCGTCGGCCTTCCAGAGGCGATTACTCTCGCTGAAAAGATCTCAGGTGACTCATCTGTCGGTCACTCACTCGCGATGACCGAGGCTATCGAAGACGCGCTTGGCATCGAGATCGACCCACTCACGAGGCTAGCGCGCCAGCACCTGCTCAACATGGAGCAGATGCATAACCTCATCAGCGACATAGGCGCAATCGCCAATGACGTCGCCTTCTCCATCGTCAACTCGTTCTCCAGCACGCAGAGAGAGTACGCACTGCGTGAGAATCGGCGACTGACGGGTCACCGGCTGCTCCGTGGAGCGATCAGGCTCGGTGGAGTAGCGTTCCGTGAACCACCGGATCCACTCTTCTTCGAACGGCTCGCCAAGGAGATGGATGAGATTGTGGAGATCTTTCTCTCGAACGTCATGGCGATGGACAGGCTAAAGGGCACCGGTATCCTGAGTACTATCGATGCAAGGGCTATCGGGTGTGTTGGCTATGTAGCGTTAGCCTCTGGGATTCCTAACGCTGAAGTAGTGGCTCCAACAATCGACACCTCTCGCGCCGACAACATCGTCGCCAACACCGGCTACGACCCCAGCCAGCAAACTCCAGGTGCAGCTTCTATAGGCTCCGGAGACGTCGCGGCACGTCTAGAGGTACGGATCTTCCAGCTTCGTAGCGTGCTAGCTGAACTCGCGCAATCAGCATTGCTCCTAGAGAGTTTCGTTACAGCCTCGGTGCCAATCTCGATAAGTAGCTCGACGGAACGAGCCACAGGCGTAGCCTGTCTAGAGAGTTGGAGAGGGAGACTTACGCATCGGATCGTCGTAGATCACGGCAGAATCATACGAGCAAAGGTGGTCGATCCGTCGTTTTTCAACTGGCCAGCCGTCTCAATCTCACTTCGCGGCGCGATGGTGGCAGATTTTCCGTTGATTAACAAGAGCTTTAACCTCTCGTACGCGGGCAATGACCTCTGAGTCCGCTCCAAAGCACCTGCGCGTTCATAGGCACTTACCTTCTTCTCGCTCTCCAGCCGCTTCAGTTCCTTCCGTCCTACCGATGGAGACGAAGCTGAAACGAGTCGGTGGGTGCCCACCTCTCATGTCTAACCTGTGTTGTAGTGGCTTGCTTGGAGTTTTAGCCATTGAGCGAGAGCCGAAGAATCTACTAGGACGTTCTGGTTTTCCATTTGCGCGTAGGAATCTGTCATCAAGGATCTTCTTGACTCACCCGCAGGGAGTGAATCGGCTGATCTCGCGATCTTCGCTCCTTGACTTGGGCGTTTCTGGTGGTCACTTAGCCGCTTCCTGGGCAAGCATTGTTACGGTGGATCGGTATTGGCCATGCTTGATCATCTCAGCAGTCTTAAATACTCCGCCCATCGATGGGTCGCCCTGGCGAGCTAAACTGCGAAGGCGGCGTTCAATCGTTTCTACGATTCGCATAGTTCTTGGACG
It encodes the following:
- a CDS encoding NADH-quinone oxidoreductase subunit C; the protein is MSSIVPATSCSPRDIAPVLAHALANGARVAMVGGEDRPSEGVIEINYLLVNGVEPLFSEFTLQLDRSKPRLASMANLDFSIGRFERELADQFGVILVGHPRPARLVKHAHWPEDYHPLLHDAPPNLGTLPDRSDYPFLEVQGDAVYEIGVGPIHAGIIEPGHFRFSAVGESIIAMKARLWFVHRGIEKLFEGVGLPEAITLAEKISGDSSVGHSLAMTEAIEDALGIEIDPLTRLARQHLLNMEQMHNLISDIGAIANDVAFSIVNSFSSTQREYALRENRRLTGHRLLRGAIRLGGVAFREPPDPLFFERLAKEMDEIVEIFLSNVMAMDRLKGTGILSTIDARAIGCVGYVALASGIPNAEVVAPTIDTSRADNIVANTGYDPSQQTPGAASIGSGDVAARLEVRIFQLRSVLAELAQSALLLESFVTASVPISISSSTERATGVACLESWRGRLTHRIVVDHGRIIRAKVVDPSFFNWPAVSISLRGAMVADFPLINKSFNLSYAGNDL